The following coding sequences are from one Gammaproteobacteria bacterium window:
- a CDS encoding Nif11-like leader peptide family natural product precursor: MDKQTEVIRFFEAAKNDEQILVALKETRNEDEAAEVARRFGYHFTGEDILATMDVEIYAMDDAMIEDIVGGTQIDYTKDPMAYWGTPDYRRYWANYPDGGG; encoded by the coding sequence ATGGACAAGCAAACCGAAGTTATCCGGTTTTTCGAGGCCGCGAAGAACGACGAACAGATTCTCGTCGCCCTGAAAGAGACCCGGAACGAAGACGAGGCCGCCGAAGTGGCCAGGCGTTTCGGTTACCACTTCACCGGCGAGGACATCCTGGCAACGATGGATGTGGAAATCTACGCGATGGACGATGCGATGATCGAGGACATCGTCGGCGGAACGCAGATTGACTACACCAAGGATCCGATGGCCTATTGGGGCACGCCGGATTACCGGCGCTATTGGGCCAACTACCCCGATGGCGGAGGTTGA
- a CDS encoding outer membrane beta-barrel protein, with amino-acid sequence MNNGIPPFFGAATALLRRLSAAVLLAALAPAAAQERPAGGFYGGFSIGAEFADTDYEKGVGLNSPPSYEADDDSETDALHAARALFGYRHWFDSFCFVDGEVDAGVYSNTRVSGRLAGTGTSRATNNVFPGDWTLEKNRSASLTARFGIRADAVGVSYGTNTALYLLAGVGWLDLTAQAGFDNRPPPPGTPEVVGVSRYGKDVQPWSVGVGVESDIAAGRAGLEVRRTEYDFSWSGSGTGAAGDPRTDHDVDVEEWGVYLRYVRPFGL; translated from the coding sequence ATGAACAACGGCATTCCCCCCTTTTTTGGCGCCGCCACAGCGCTGCTGCGGCGCCTGTCGGCGGCGGTGCTGCTCGCGGCGCTGGCCCCGGCGGCGGCGCAGGAGCGGCCCGCAGGCGGCTTTTACGGCGGCTTTTCCATCGGCGCGGAATTCGCCGACACCGACTACGAGAAGGGCGTCGGCCTGAACAGCCCGCCCTCCTACGAGGCCGACGACGACAGCGAGACCGACGCCCTCCACGCCGCCCGCGCGCTGTTCGGCTACCGCCACTGGTTTGATTCGTTCTGCTTTGTGGACGGCGAGGTGGATGCCGGCGTTTATTCCAACACGCGCGTCAGCGGCCGTCTGGCGGGCACCGGCACCAGCCGCGCCACCAACAATGTCTTTCCGGGCGACTGGACGCTGGAGAAAAACCGCAGCGCGTCGCTGACGGCCCGCTTCGGAATCCGCGCCGATGCCGTCGGCGTGTCCTACGGAACCAACACCGCCCTCTACCTGCTGGCCGGCGTCGGCTGGCTCGACCTGACGGCGCAGGCGGGCTTTGACAACCGCCCGCCGCCGCCGGGCACCCCCGAGGTGGTCGGCGTTTCCCGCTACGGCAAGGATGTGCAGCCGTGGAGCGTCGGCGTCGGCGTTGAGTCGGACATCGCCGCCGGGCGCGCCGGCCTTGAGGTGCGGCGCACCGAATACGACTTTTCATGGAGCGGCTCCGGCACCGGCGCCGCCGGCGACCCGCGCACCGACCACGATGTGGATGTCGAGGAATGGGGCGTTTATCTGCGCTATGTCAGGCCCTTCGGCCTGTGA
- the tpx gene encoding thiol peroxidase, which produces MATITLQGNPIHTSGDLPAVGADAPDFKLANKDLQDMMLKDFAGRKKLISIVPSLDTPVCATSTRKFNEAAAKLDNVAVIVVSADLPFAMDRFCSTEGLGNIVVLSMMRSREFARDYGVLIEEGPLAGITARAIVLLDEENKVLHNELVGEISDEPDYDAALAALQPA; this is translated from the coding sequence ATGGCGACTATCACCCTGCAGGGCAACCCGATTCACACCAGCGGCGACCTGCCCGCGGTCGGCGCGGACGCGCCCGATTTCAAACTGGCCAACAAGGACCTTCAGGACATGATGCTGAAAGACTTCGCGGGCAGAAAGAAACTGATCAGCATTGTGCCGAGCCTCGACACGCCGGTGTGCGCGACCTCCACCAGAAAATTCAACGAGGCGGCGGCGAAACTCGACAATGTCGCGGTCATCGTCGTCTCCGCCGACCTGCCCTTCGCGATGGACCGCTTCTGCAGCACCGAGGGGCTTGGCAACATCGTCGTGCTGTCCATGATGCGCTCGCGCGAGTTCGCGCGCGACTACGGCGTGCTGATTGAGGAAGGCCCGCTGGCCGGCATCACGGCGCGCGCGATTGTGCTGCTGGACGAGGAAAACAAGGTGCTGCACAACGAACTGGTCGGCGAAATCAGCGACGAGCCGGATTACGACGCGGCGCTGGCCGCGCTGCAACCGGCGTAG
- a CDS encoding FAD-dependent monooxygenase, translating into MNRWLTNASPATFRCDMRRGVQHQPPVAVVGGGVIGLACAARLALDGRRVLLFAARPPRAPDNAAADVYEPRTYALSAASCAFLNDIGAPPPRHCRFRALEVWDAEGGGHIHFSAAGFGVSHLGIVVEHSLLVQALFARLDTLAQVERVEAPPLAVENNPETGRRRIFTGDGEREAGFVIGADGAHSRVRDWMGVAWRRRDYRQTALAAVVRTAQPHQSTCWQCFSDDGVVAFLPLAGRVCAVVWSCSRERAQELLQSGAAFFEPQLERAFGARLGAIELLSGIASFPLHGGIVDDYVKPGFALVGDAAHSVHPLAGQGANLGFADLAALFAALEQSRGGGFSWPVLRRYQRAVKARNQWMKGGLEALLWLFSRSQPALVSVRSAGLSGVGRIAPLKNFFMRRAGVVAR; encoded by the coding sequence ATGAACCGCTGGCTGACGAACGCTTCGCCGGCGACTTTCCGGTGTGACATGCGGCGCGGCGTGCAGCATCAACCGCCGGTCGCCGTCGTCGGCGGCGGCGTCATCGGTCTGGCCTGCGCCGCGCGCCTCGCGCTGGACGGGCGCCGCGTGCTGCTGTTCGCCGCGCGCCCGCCGCGTGCGCCGGACAATGCCGCCGCCGATGTCTATGAACCGCGCACCTACGCCCTGAGCGCCGCCTCGTGCGCTTTTCTCAACGACATCGGCGCGCCGCCGCCGCGCCACTGCCGCTTTCGCGCGCTGGAAGTGTGGGACGCCGAAGGCGGCGGCCACATTCATTTCAGCGCCGCCGGGTTCGGCGTTTCGCATCTCGGCATTGTTGTTGAACACAGCCTGCTGGTGCAGGCGCTGTTTGCGCGCCTCGACACGCTGGCGCAGGTCGAGCGCGTGGAAGCGCCGCCGCTTGCGGTCGAGAACAACCCGGAAACCGGGCGGCGGCGCATCTTCACCGGCGACGGCGAACGCGAGGCGGGCTTTGTCATCGGCGCCGACGGCGCTCACTCGCGCGTGCGCGACTGGATGGGCGTTGCCTGGCGGCGCCGCGATTACCGGCAGACGGCGCTTGCGGCGGTCGTGCGCACCGCGCAGCCGCACCAATCAACCTGCTGGCAGTGTTTTTCGGACGACGGCGTGGTGGCTTTTCTGCCGCTGGCCGGGCGGGTTTGCGCGGTGGTGTGGTCGTGTTCGCGCGAGCGCGCGCAGGAATTGCTGCAAAGCGGCGCCGCCTTTTTCGAGCCGCAACTTGAGCGCGCGTTCGGCGCACGCCTCGGCGCGATTGAGTTGTTGTCCGGCATCGCGTCGTTTCCGCTGCACGGCGGCATCGTGGACGACTATGTAAAGCCGGGCTTTGCGCTGGTCGGCGACGCCGCGCACAGCGTCCACCCGCTCGCCGGGCAGGGGGCCAATCTGGGTTTCGCCGACCTGGCCGCGCTGTTCGCGGCGCTGGAGCAAAGCCGCGGCGGCGGTTTCTCGTGGCCGGTGCTGCGCCGCTACCAGCGCGCCGTCAAGGCGCGCAACCAATGGATGAAGGGCGGGCTGGAGGCGCTGCTATGGCTGTTTTCGCGTTCGCAGCCGGCGCTGGTGTCGGTTCGCAGCGCCGGTTTGAGCGGTGTCGGGCGCATTGCGCCGCTGAAGAATTTCTTTATGCGCCGCGCCGGCGTCGTCGCGCGTTAG
- a CDS encoding FAD-dependent oxidoreductase codes for MNADCDIAILGAGLAGSALALALRGSGARITVIETHDLAAPATLACRGPLRAIALSDVSKRILQHLGAWDALRGRAWPVRRIHVSEQGVFGVTRIRAEEEGLDALGQVVLASDLAQALHRLLRASPQVSLLSPARAAEVARHSDDVTVRVDGEGGVLQLRAKLLVLADGGASGFSERLGFRFRTTDYRQSAVVAAIDGGDGDGDVAFERFTAHGPLAVLPAGGRRRVVAWVHARDDAAAVAALADDEFTARLQRDLGWRLGKLQNPGPRFVYPLGLSRSLDMVRGRVALLGDAAHRVHPVAGQGFNLALRDVAFLSECVFDAPRDPCDPGAAAVLNAWRRRRTADVRRVVRFTDALARLFVMPGKPAACARGAGLAALDLLPPLRRGLVRRGLGLVPPWPRLAGEPLADEPLADERFAGDFPV; via the coding sequence ATGAACGCCGACTGCGACATTGCAATCCTCGGCGCCGGTCTGGCCGGGTCGGCGCTGGCGCTGGCGCTGCGCGGCAGCGGCGCGCGCATCACCGTTATTGAGACACACGATTTGGCGGCGCCCGCAACGCTTGCCTGTCGTGGGCCGCTGCGCGCGATTGCGCTGTCCGATGTCAGCAAACGCATCTTGCAGCACCTCGGCGCGTGGGACGCGCTGCGCGGGCGCGCCTGGCCGGTTCGCAGGATACATGTGTCCGAGCAGGGCGTTTTCGGCGTAACCCGCATTCGCGCCGAAGAAGAGGGGCTGGATGCGCTCGGGCAGGTTGTGCTCGCGTCGGATCTGGCGCAGGCGCTGCACCGCCTGCTGCGCGCGTCGCCGCAGGTGTCGCTGTTGTCGCCCGCGCGCGCCGCGGAAGTCGCGCGCCATTCCGACGATGTCACCGTCCGCGTTGACGGCGAAGGCGGCGTGTTACAACTGCGCGCGAAGTTGCTGGTGCTGGCCGACGGCGGCGCGTCGGGTTTTTCCGAACGCCTCGGCTTTCGTTTCCGGACGACGGATTACCGCCAGTCGGCGGTGGTCGCCGCGATTGACGGCGGCGACGGCGACGGCGATGTCGCCTTTGAGCGTTTCACCGCGCACGGCCCGCTGGCGGTGCTGCCCGCCGGAGGCCGGCGGCGCGTGGTCGCGTGGGTGCACGCCCGCGATGACGCCGCCGCCGTCGCCGCGCTGGCCGACGATGAATTCACCGCGCGTTTGCAGCGCGACCTGGGCTGGCGTCTCGGCAAACTGCAAAACCCGGGGCCGCGCTTTGTCTATCCGCTGGGGCTGAGCCGCTCGCTTGACATGGTGCGCGGGCGCGTCGCGCTGCTGGGCGATGCCGCGCACCGGGTACATCCGGTGGCGGGGCAGGGTTTCAACCTGGCGTTGCGCGATGTCGCGTTTTTGTCCGAGTGCGTGTTTGACGCGCCGCGCGACCCGTGCGATCCCGGCGCCGCCGCCGTGCTCAATGCCTGGCGCCGCCGCCGCACCGCGGATGTGCGGCGTGTCGTGCGCTTCACCGACGCCCTTGCGCGGTTGTTCGTGATGCCCGGCAAGCCCGCCGCATGCGCGCGCGGCGCGGGCCTCGCCGCGCTGGATTTGCTGCCGCCGCTACGCCGCGGCCTCGTACGCCGCGGCCTGGGCCTGGTGCCGCCGTGGCCGCGGCTGGCGGGCGAACCACTGGCGGATGAACCGCTGGCTGACGAACGCTTCGCCGGCGACTTTCCGGTGTGA
- a CDS encoding aminopeptidase P N-terminal domain-containing protein, producing MKNKNTGHSPQEFAKRRRRVLREIGRDSLLCVRAAPRRIYAGDVDYPYRQSSDFAYLTGLNEDAMVAVFAPGCEHGNYILFCTPNDDTRTLWEGRRVGVRAAAREHGADLALPVADFAEWLPRLLGGRRRLYCDLDDTAHLAELAAACAQARRAARGAAAPRELADMGLVLHEMRIKKSPSELRLMRRAAEISVAAHRRAWRVCRPGLHEHEIAAELLHEFHRHGAASAYPPIVGGGANACVLHYTDNRSALKDGDLLLIDAGAEVCLYAGDVTRTIPVNGRFRPAQRELYEIVLEAQEKAIAAVVPGHTWEDVHAAAVAALTRGLVAAGLLRGRVPSLIRKRAYSRFYMHGTGHWLGMNVHDAGAYMKDGRARRFEPGMVLTIEPGLYVRAARDVPRRWWNTGIRIEDDVLVTSRAPRVLTAALPKEAADIEAAMAQ from the coding sequence ATGAAAAACAAAAACACCGGTCATTCGCCGCAGGAATTTGCAAAACGCCGGCGCCGCGTTTTGCGCGAAATCGGGCGCGATTCGCTGCTGTGCGTGCGCGCCGCGCCGCGCCGGATTTACGCCGGGGATGTGGATTATCCCTACCGCCAGAGCAGCGATTTTGCGTACCTCACCGGCCTGAACGAAGACGCGATGGTCGCGGTCTTCGCGCCCGGCTGCGAACACGGAAACTACATTCTGTTCTGCACGCCGAACGACGACACGAGAACATTGTGGGAAGGGCGCCGCGTCGGCGTGCGCGCCGCCGCCCGCGAACACGGCGCCGATCTGGCGCTGCCGGTTGCAGACTTCGCCGAATGGCTGCCGCGCCTGCTCGGCGGACGCCGCCGGCTGTACTGCGATCTGGACGACACCGCCCACCTGGCCGAACTGGCGGCGGCGTGCGCGCAGGCGCGCCGCGCCGCGCGCGGCGCGGCGGCGCCGCGCGAACTGGCCGACATGGGCCTGGTGCTGCACGAGATGCGCATCAAAAAGTCGCCGTCGGAATTGCGGCTGATGCGCCGCGCCGCCGAAATCTCGGTGGCCGCGCACCGGCGCGCGTGGCGCGTGTGCCGCCCGGGTTTGCACGAACATGAAATCGCCGCCGAGTTGCTGCACGAGTTTCACCGCCACGGCGCGGCGTCGGCCTACCCGCCGATTGTCGGCGGCGGCGCCAACGCCTGCGTGCTGCATTACACCGACAACCGCTCCGCGCTGAAAGACGGCGACCTGCTGCTGATTGACGCCGGCGCCGAGGTGTGCCTGTACGCCGGCGATGTGACGCGCACGATACCGGTCAACGGGCGTTTCCGCCCGGCGCAGCGCGAACTCTACGAGATTGTGCTGGAGGCGCAGGAAAAGGCCATTGCCGCGGTTGTTCCGGGCCACACCTGGGAGGATGTCCACGCCGCCGCGGTCGCCGCGCTGACACGCGGGCTGGTCGCGGCGGGGCTGCTGCGCGGGCGCGTGCCGTCGCTGATACGCAAGCGCGCCTATTCGCGGTTTTACATGCACGGCACCGGCCACTGGCTCGGCATGAATGTGCACGACGCCGGCGCCTACATGAAGGATGGCCGCGCGCGCCGTTTTGAGCCGGGCATGGTGCTGACGATTGAGCCGGGGCTGTATGTGCGCGCCGCGCGCGATGTGCCGCGGCGCTGGTGGAACACCGGCATCCGCATTGAAGACGATGTGCTGGTTACATCGCGCGCGCCGCGCGTGCTGACCGCGGCGCTGCCGAAAGAAGCCGCCGACATTGAAGCGGCAATGGCGCAATGA
- a CDS encoding TIGR02449 family protein — MSQSETLIEGLHPIEELERQIEKLLGSHGRLAEENRVLRDEQHNLLSENKMLIERNQQVTKKFESLVKRLRAINGQHPAPQ; from the coding sequence ATGAGTCAGTCGGAAACTCTTATTGAAGGACTTCATCCGATTGAAGAGCTGGAGCGGCAAATTGAAAAACTGCTCGGCAGCCACGGCCGTCTCGCCGAAGAGAACAGAGTCCTGCGCGATGAACAACACAATCTTCTTTCGGAAAACAAAATGCTGATTGAAAGAAACCAGCAAGTGACAAAGAAGTTTGAGTCGCTTGTCAAACGCCTCCGTGCAATCAACGGCCAACACCCCGCCCCCCAATGA